A region of the Carya illinoinensis cultivar Pawnee chromosome 16, C.illinoinensisPawnee_v1, whole genome shotgun sequence genome:
CAAGGCAAAATGAATCATATTTATGATATTTGAGTTAAATATAGATGAATTAGTCACTCTAGGGGCACAATCTTTGGTGTGGTGATAGAGCCCCAAAGGATGTTTTCTCCGAGCTTTATAATGTTGCCCATAACAAGGAAGCTTCGTAGCAGACAATTTGGAGGTTCATAGTGATCCTCTTCAACAGAATATAAGCTTCATCATAGCAGCTCAAGATTGGGAGATGGAGGCATTAACTGAATTTTTCAATCTTGTGTATTCCAAGAGATTGAGAAGAGAAGGCAAAGATAAGATTCTTTGGGCCTAATCCAAAAGAGGAATGTTCAGCGTTTGTTCCTTCTATAGTACCCTTATAAATCAcgataataattatttatcaaaaaaaaaataaatcacgaTAATAATCCATTTCAAGGAAGAATATTTGGCAGACAAAGGTTCCCTTAAAGACTGCATTTTCCTTCAACGGCTGTTTAGTGAAGATTTATGGAAGACACATTGTGATGATCATttggtgctgtatgtgtaagAGTGGTGGGTCCTTTGATCATCTTCTACATCATTATAAGACTGCAAGTGCAATGTGGAATGACTTTTTTAGTTGAGTTGATTTGGCTAGGGTCATGCCAAGAAAAATCGTGGACTTAATTTATGCCTAGAGAGGGTTAGGTGGCAACTCACAAAATGCAGCTGTGTGGAATATGGTTCCTACTTGCCTCATGTGATGTATTTGGAAGGAAAGGACTGAGAATCTTTTGAGGATCACAAAAGGACATTGGAGAAgctcaaaacatttttttatcattactcTTTTGTCCCGGCTTGTATATTTATCTTCTTCTAGACAGGCAtatcttttgtatacttcttgtgcaCTTGTTTGTGTTTATTAATGAAAGATTATTGCTTGCTATTCACCCCCTCTAGGTCAAGCAATATAGGGTATTTGGATTCTTTAACTGTGATATCTaaggttttaattatttttggcaGTCTCATACCGCTTACAAATTTACCTTGCAAGAATTTAAAGTGTCACAAacttttgttttgataagtaaacgagGGGTACAACACAAGGACTTCcaaggaggtcacccatcctagtactactctaacccaagcacgcttaactgcagagttctgatgggatccggtgcattagtgctggtatgaatGCACCCAAGGTGTCACAAACTACGGGATATGTAACTGCATATTAGTTGTATTGGTTTAGTGGAACCCACTTGATTTCTAATGATTTTGGCAATTTTGCTATTGCTGCCATGGAAGAAATGTCAAGTTGCTATCCTGaatatgattttcaattttgttgGCTTCTAGCTTTCAGTGTGCTAAACCTGCATGCTACGTCCAGTTAAACAAAACCAACGTGGTCTCAAAGCGGATATCATAAACGCCTAATGTTAAAAAAGTTCTCACATTGAGATATTAGTTTGAGATTTGTCAATAATTCTACATACACAAAAGTAGATATGAAGTTTTATAAATCTCCAccagtatttatttttatttttatgagtaatTTTCTAAGTTTCGTATGTGCGTCTTTCCTCTagctctcttcttcttcttcttggggCATTGGGTAttgtttattttactttttacagcCCCCAAACAGTCTATAAGTTACACCTTTCTTGCTGTTCAACCCTAAATTGTAGCTCTTCTCAAACATCTATAAAACCCCAAATACACATCTACTTTCCGAAACCAAtcaatatcaaataaaaaataaaaaaacactgtTAAAACCATTACTACTTAGGAGATACTGCCCCCGATTTCTTCAAGAATAGATCTTTTGCCTTTAAAGTTGACACCAAAagccctaggggttggctcaagtggtaaaggccttggtcttggtggtatgcttcctctaggtctaaggttcaaatcatCTTTGgtacaaataatttttaggCCATCGGATTGGGAGAACTTCCTCTTGAATCACCCAAGGTGCAATAGCGGGAAACTCCTTGTTGAGGGCTTGTACACCTCCGAGATTAGTTGAGACTTTGTTCTCGGGCACCCGGAGCCAATAAAATAAAGTTGACACCATATCAACTTCCTAACATTCTACAAACCCCAAAGGTACACATGAACAGATTCCTTAAGTCTGTCCTACATGGGAAAGACCTCTCAAGATATGTTTGAACAGCATCCTACAAAATCGTGGTTACCATACGATTCAATAGAATAACCCAGATTCCATATATGGTGAATAGGATCCCGCATTTCCTTGGGGGGAATTCaaaggaactccaattgtaaCATTGACTAGTCTAGTACTTAGAGTTGATCACTGGCAAAAGTGTAGAACTTGAGCTGTGCCGCCTACAATAGAATGGCATGATGAAGATGTCAGGATTTTGGGTATAGAAGGTGTACGAGGTGGTGAATGAAATCTCACATTGTCTAGGATGGAAAAGTTCttatcttttataattattccAAGGGACTCAAATTATAACATTGACTAGTCTGTGCATATGGAGCtaacactttcttttctttggatCGTTACACTAATAGTATTTCTCTAGGAGAAGGGAGGTATAGAAAAAAACACAGCGCCCAATAGTACGAGTTCAGGTATGCTTAGTACACATAATATCATAAAACATGCAAGggatataaattaaaacaaccCAAAACATAGCACAAGATTCTTAAAATTATCTTTCAAATATGAAGTGTGAAAACAACCATAATTGAATGCAAGAGATTTTCCAGGCCCACAAATATTTGAAGGATTCAATATTGAATTCAAAGTGTACCTCTGCTAGCTTGCTGCTCGTGTATCCCACTAAGCTCGAATATTTCCTTTTTCCAGAAACACAATTCATATCTTCTACGTCAACAAAGCCAACATAATGCATCTGAAGGGGAAAAAGGCAGGCCACTCTCAAGCTTAAAAGTGAAGACCAGTAAAAAACGAATGCTTCACATGTTGTTTAATGTATTAAGTGCTACTTTATTACTTTAATACttggaaataattatttaagcATCTTATAACTGAAACATAGACATGCATTTACTGACAAATGGGAAATAATAAGACGTTTGCAAATATTATTGAACGTCATGGCAAACGGGCAGAGTGCCTTGTGCAATGAAATTCAGTAGTTGCAACTCCTTAACAGAAAATGCTAAATGCACTTAAGAAAAACCTACAAAAAACTTCCGTCTCCATATGTCAGTTATTGATATGCTGAAAAccatgaaatttgaatttctaaagaaaactaacaaaaggagtcttataagtaaaattgtaagtaCACATAGCAATACTCATTAATTATTCAGTTTTTTGGAGAATTCTAGCAGTTAATTCACATACATGCCTAGTTTTGTTGCCTACATGTCTTTATCAACTTTCACGGcaatagaaaaacaaaacaagaaaacataaaACACACATCTAGTTTACACATATTTCTTTTCCAAAGCAGAGAAATAGGTACAAGAAAGGATAGTCAGTAATCACCCCTTTCTAACAGCTTGCTAACCATAATAATGAGTAGTACAAtaagaaaaaaccaaaattgTAGGGGAGAAGCAATACAATTAAATCATAAATTATTGAATGTACTTTAgacaaaaatatagattttttttttttttttcctcatcccTTTCTAAGGATACTTTCTATAAATCTATTCCATACTCCAGCCAACAGTGCTGGAAAACTCTATGCTTTGCAAAAATTAGTTGTCGTAGCAGCCAATGACAGAAGGAAGATCACTGGTATGAATGATCATGGTGGAACTTACAATGGAATTAACATTAACGATTCGACTCGGAGAGCCTCTGATAAGAGATGGCAGTAGCAATACTGAAAGCAATGCTGGAGCAAGGTGATTCACTTGGATGTGTTCTTCATACCCATCTTTTGAGAATTTTTGTGGCTCTGGATACAACAAATCcattcatatcatttaataGACAAAACCATAACaactattatattaaacatAAACAGTCTATGTTCAAATTCTTTACAGATAACAAGATAGGAAAGCACCCAAATTGTTGAAAACAGCTATAAGATTTATATTGGAAAAAGTACCATATGAAAGAAGGATACAAGACATAAAATCCCAATCATATCCATCTGGGGAAAATGGTAAAGCTACTCCAACAACGGTGGAAATTGTCAAACAAGAATGAAAATtgcaaggaagaaaaaaaaggttctAGGAATGCATAGAGCTTAAACCAGCTGTTGTTTAGGAAGCAAATGAGAATTAATAATTTGACTGATTCAAGAAACAATACATCTATACACAAACTTTCAGATAGACATGAATAGCACGTCCACATGGAGGAGAAATTACCTTTGTAAATCTTCCAAAAGGAGGACCTAGTGGTCACAATGATCATTTTCAGGGCTTGGagtagatataatttttttcttttttctttttatcaatgAGATAAGTTTTATTGATGatcaagagaaataaaaaaaggtaatttctcctctctttcttttttctactatattctatattctTCAAATTGACACCAGAGCAATcaaattctcaaaaaaaaaaaaaaaattgtcttgtGCAGTTGCTAATGTCAGCCAGACAAATTCTGCCGCTGACAGAAGTGTAGCCTAGGGCTTTGATCAAATCTCGTGTGCTTACCCACCAATGCTGTTTGAGATAAGTAGAAAAGATCATCCTTACAAgttttcttcttgtttcttttttggttaaatctgaaaaagaaaaaatgcacGAGAGGTGGGCTCGATTGGAGTAACTAGCATCTTATAGGATAATTCTTGGATCTCTAGCTCCTAACTAGGTGCATTCTCTTGTATACGTTCTATATACTTGGTTTATGTCTATTtctcatattaataaaaaaaaaaatattttacttataaaaaaaaatcattaaaaataaaaggttgTAGTTCTTGGTGGCAGTGATGGTAGTTCTAGTGCTTGGACAGTGGAGAAAATAGGAGAAAGAAACGGTCCTTTTGTACAAGTAAATGACATATCGTGTGACATGTAGGAATTATAATCCTATAACATGAAAGAACCAACATGCCATTCAATGCAAGGGAAAACAAGTTATTTGCTGCAAGGGAAAATGACATGTCATTCAGTGCAAGAGGAAATGACAAAAAATCTAAATGAGTaatattttcagttttaaaaaaaCCCATCATCAGACCTAGTGTTTGCACTAATTATTAGGTAAGACGACTACTCTACTTGTCTTGTTTATGTGGTATGATTTGCATTGACTAGTTTTAGAACATTATAGTTATCAAGTCTAGCTATTGTGTATTGGAGCTATTTGGTTGGATGTCTGATTTAAAAGCCAAAGAGGAGTCATGCCTCAGAATAAGGGTAGAGACTCACATGACCTCCCATAATGAAAATTTAACTCTGCAAAACACaactattatattttttttataagtaaaattgattgtattaataataataggcatagcccaagtacacaagaggGTAAACAAGAGGTACCACCTATTTAGGAAGTAGAAATGGAAACAAGACAATCATGAAGATCAAGGCCATTGAAATCTAAAAGCTTTGGCCCATAGAAATAAAGTTCTAGCAAAAAGTAATCTAAGCTCCTCTAATGAACGGTCCTTGTCTTCAAATGTCTGGTCATTACATTCCTGCCATAAGCACCACCTAATACAaataggaaccatcttccacacatcGGTGATTTGTGGAATACCACCTAGATTTGTCCAACTGGCCAAGAGCTCAAACACAACTAGTATATTACGACCCAAGAACCAAAATTAGATGCTCCCACATATGAAAAGGTTTTTTGGATTAGTCAATGGATTTTGTTTCTCAAAGCAACCAGAGATTAGACAATGGAATGCATCTCAACACCGGAAAAGATATTTGGGATGCAACCTCTCAAACTTATATGACTAGGGAATGCAACACAAATCTATGAACTGAAACGTCAAATTCATGGGACACCTAAAGCTGGGTGGTCAGGAGCACCTTCTTTTCATGGGTTTCGTGCTTTGTGCAGGAATTAAATCTCTACTGCAAATTTTACAAGCTGAGTATGCAGAGAACACAATTAAACTCTTGAAAATACTGGAAGAGAGACTCATTTATGGATTCCTTGCCAGATTTAATTTGGAATGTAATTTGGTTAAAGTTCAGACCACAAGAAACAAGCCCCTTCCATCTGTTTGATAGGTGTTTGCTTCAAGATGAGGGAAGTCGTCGAGGTGCTCTGCTTCATTCTTCCTCACGGAACAATCTACCTTAGTTACCACATCTCAATGTAATAGATGTTGCTCCAGATTTAAAGGACATTATTTTGGAATAGATCACGacatatttgagagagataCTGGAGAATTAAGCTGAATGATTTAATAGTCCACTAAGAACAATGCAATTTGACTCAGTTCCATTAGCTGGAGGGGAAGCTTTTAAGCTTAACCTGAGCACGGGTATAGAGTAGCAAAACCATATCAAGCCTAGTTTGGAATTGTTCAGCAACCTCAGATCAGGAGGTTGAATTGTttgaacctctctctctctctctctctctctctctctcacacacacacacacacacacacacacacacacacacacttataACCACTACAGATCAAATGAACATCGttcccaaacaaaaaaaacatagCACATACATACAGATTGATAAATAATGCGGTTATGAACCAGAAGTAACACTAGTGGTCTAAAATTCCCAGGGTGGCTAATATGTCATTCAAGACCAAGAAGAGAGAACAAATAATGCAGGGACATCTTAAAGACTAACCTCCGATGGAAAAAATCCCCGCATTGTTAATAAGAACGTGCAAAGGTCCCAAACGTGCATTCCATTCTTCGGCGAATCTCGCAACGGATTCCAAAGAGAGAAGATCAAGCTCCATCACCTTAAATACAATTAGCAACATCAATAGAGGTGAGTTATGTACACCACAAAagcatattattattatgtacCATTTTgggtaaacaaaatttgcagAATGCTAAAATagaggtttatgaggccaaTAACCTCGATATTGAGAGGAAGGCCCATTCCAGCCCATTCGTTCTGCCACTTCTGGATCAATTCGCTAGCCGCTTTGGGGTTCCTCACAGCCATCACAACGTACGCCCCTGCCTCCGCCAGTTGCCTATTCCAAACGAGAAAAAAGAGTAATAACAAACAAATATTTCTTTGATTTGGAGATGAGCTTCATCCAGACACGGTGAGGGAGACAAGAACCTGGCGATTTCGCGGCCGATACCGCTTGTGGAACCGGTGACAATGCATGTGAGATCGCTGAGTGGAGGCAAAGGCAAAGGGTTCTGCAAGTGGCTGGCGATAATTCTCTGGAACAGCATTTCGTATATAACATTGAACCACCCTCTCATCCATTCTATCCATCCCAAACTCTCTTTCTTCGTCCTCCTCTGTTTCTGCTTCTGCTTCTGCTTCagcttcttctcttcctcctcctccttcactTCCCCTGATGCAGACGACGCCATCTTAGATTTCAAACCCTCTCTGCCTCTCTGTGAAGAACGAACAACTCAAGATGGGCACTCCTTTCGTTGGTAACGCTGCGTTGGAATCTAGCTCGACTGTTTAAAAAGGCTGTtaaataaattgtataaatattaagtTTGGAgagagtattttctttttttcgcaTACCAGATAAACTAATGTAGAAAGATGCCCAATTAATCAATATTAAAATACGAaaaatatagattatatataaataatcttattaaattgagataaattaattaaatcttattaatttatgaaatgaattttatatatttttttgtaaatataatattattcttaaaatattatctaaaattatttataataatactaACGGGGGACGACttaaggcaaaaaaaaaaaaaaagaaaaaaacatggaGGACTTCAGGGGACCGTTCACTTTTCATGTattgtttaaattaattaaaataaaaatattaaaaaaaattatttaaaatagagaTACCTGACACCGACGCGTTTTACAGCCAATGTGGTGACAGTACATTATTTTTCAGGAGATTGCCATGGGTCCGGTGCCGACAATGGTTccgacttatttttttttttaatatgtaaatattaaaataatatttttaataatattgtaatttttttttttatttttctaaatatttaaagaattaaaaaaatgcacGGGGAGGCTTCCTTGGTCGGTAAATGTAGTGCCACATTTTTATATCTACTGTTTATGCTTGTTcagattaattaatataaacacATTATCTAAATTTACTTAGAGTAATGATGTTAAGGAATGTCTTAGGAATTAGATAAGAcgacaaatttatatataatagtaaaataatttgagttaagatattttattaaatttaaaaaaaaaaattatatgagaattttataaaggaaaaatattgttttaatattatttttattttaaaatttaaaaaaattaagagaaataagACTTTCAATCATGAAATGCACAAGCAATActcaatcttttttaaaaaagtgagtaaatatagaattcaaataaaaaaattaattttttaataatagaatcatACTCTTCTTTAAAAAGATTGCGTGACACTTACATATTTTATCTCTATATTTagcattattatataaaatattttctaaaattattatgTGCGGTAATACTAACATGAGAAAGGGCTTCACAAGCAATGCATGAGACGTTGCATTTTTTTTCGTACTGTtgataattttctatttttctatattctgaaatattttataaaaataattcaattataaaaatacttcAATGCACCTATATATGTAAAAAACTATAGTACCCTTAAGTTTTAGTATAAAACTTACTTATTTCAGATAACATTTTAATTGTCTATGAAACCTTACATTTAATGTCCACAAAACTGTATAAAAGGGAAGGATGTATGACCTTAAAACTTAATATGAGTAAAGTATATGATTGAATGAAATTAACTTTTGTTAAAGCTGTCTTGTTCAAGATGgggtttttatttgaaatggaTAATTATGTCTTGCGCGGCCTTTGATTTGTTTCTTActtagttttaataaatgggAACCATTGTAACATATTCTTTCTTACTAGAGGGCTTAGATAAGGAGATTATTTGTCCAATTATCTGTTTATTCTTTATACTAAAGCCTGAGGTGTTGAGTTCAGCTTTGTTGAGAGCAAAGCAAAATGGGCATATTAGTGGTGTCAAGATTGGAAGAGGGGGTCTAAGCATTAGTCATCCTTTATTTGCTTATGACAGTTTGCTCTATTGTAAAGCATCAATTTAGGAATGGTGGTGTTTGCAAAACATTTATATGCTTATGAGGCGGACAAATGTTGAATAAAGACAAGACCTCCCTTTATTTTAGTAAAAACACTAGATTAGAAATTTAGCAGATCTTCAATATCTAACTGGTGTTCAGGCCATTAAATGCTATGAGAGATACGTGGGACTCCTTGCCATAAGTGGGTAAAGGTAAATTTAAAGCTTTTAGGTATGTTCTTCATAGAGTATGAGACAAAATTAGtaattggaaaataaaatttctctcacAAGCTAGTAAAGAGGTGCTTATAAAGGTTGTGGTTCAGGTTATTCCTTCATATCGAATGAGTGTGTTTCAGCTTCCCAAAGGATTACTATCAGATATAAGTAAGATGGTGCAAAGTTTTTGGTGGGGTaatcatcaagaaaacaaaaaactacaCTGGGTTGGTTGGTGATGCAGGAGGATCCGAGTCAGATGATGTTGAGTTGTCAAATTACACATTGATGGTATTGAATTACCTTAAGATGGCATATCAGCGCAAGTATAGTAGGAAATAATGATTTTCATTAATTTGGGACTGTTTTGAGTATGTGTCGGTATTTTGGCCATAATTTTGGCTACATGTATTGAAATTGTGCATATGACCCTAATTTGGAATGCTCTTTCGTCTTGCACATCTTGGTCACCTAACTATGCTTGATGCGCATCATTTTTAAGGCAAAGCTGTTTTTccattcaaatctcaatttttagatattttttgtcttttatgtTAACATTTCATTTCTCGTTTAGAAAGTGATTTTGAACTCAATTTTGGCTAGATTCTTGGCAAATTACTTCTTTATTTACagatttatttttggtgtgtttattgctatttgttgtaaaaatatgatatttttgaaTTACAACTATTATAGCCCaacttgtgtgtgttgattttgatattcttgatttttgataattttcaattgaACATCAGAGtcattttctttgtattttttgaTGAATCTCGTGTCATCTCTATGTTGATTATTTATTAGAATTAGCCATCATAATTAATCTAAATTCTGTCAGACGTTAATTGGTCAAAATTGTGAACATCAAAGAAAGATGGGTGCAGGGGGGTTGGTTTTCGAGATCTTGCATGTTTCAACAAGGCTTTATTAACTAAGTAACGGTGAAGGCTTGTTCAGCATTTTGATTCTCTGGTATCACAAGTTATGCAACCACaatattatattcaatattGTTTTCTAGATTCAAAATTGGGTTATAAACCTTCTTATGGAAGGATAAGCATTCATGGAACTAAAATGCTATTATAAGAAGATTTGGTTTGGAGAATTGGTAATGGTAGCAAGGTCACAATTTGGAAAGATAAATGGCTCCCCAAATAGTTGGCATTTCCAATTCTTACTCCACCTAATACTCTTGCTAGTGCTACTATGGTAGAGgaattaattgatttttatagagaGATGGAATTCAAAGTTGGCGAGGTCCATCTTTGATGACTATGATGTTGTAGCTATATTGCAAATACCCCTTGGTATGattaaatattactaataaataaatttggtaTTATAACAACTCTGGAGTTTTCTCTATTAAAAGTGCTTATCATGTTCAGAAGTTGTTGATGGATAAAGGTGTAGGGGAGCCTTCTACTGATAATGTAACAAACTCTTTTTGGAAAAAGCTATGGAATTTGAACACCTTCAAGGCATTCAAATTGTCTCTATGGAGGGCTTGTACTAATGCTTACCTACAAGAGCTAACTTATAGTTGAAGTCAGTAATTGACTTAGATCTCTACCCTATTTGTGGACTTGTAAGAGAGGATGTAGTACATGCCTATGGAATTGTGCAACAACTGGGGATGTATGGAGTGTCTGTTGCAGGAAAGTGCCGAAGTTTAATGTGTTAATGGAGATAATGACAGATTTAATTGTTGTAATTTATGATTAATTCTAACATTGTATCTTGTACACTTGTGCctatataatgaaaggaaaCCCTATGGAAAGGGTATTCAGACCAATTTGACAAAATGGagatttttagaattttcttgactttattttgtttctcagTGATACTCTTGATTCTTAGGATTTTGTAGAAGTGGTTGTCATAATGAGAAATTGTGGCGGCATCGGTTAGGCTATGGCAAATGCATCTGCACCTATTTTCACTCCAGCAAATGCATTTTCGTTACCCACCACCAGATGCTGTGGCTTGCCCTTTGATATTCTCCACCAGCCAGCCCACCAACAGCAGTCAGTCCGATGCAGCCACCCAATCTGAGGCCAACCAATTTCATGTAGGGTAGTTAGCCACCACATAGTCCAACGCAACCCATAGCCACCATGCAGTTCGACACCACCCATAGCGTTGAGACATTGCCCACCGCCACATGACACTAGTTCTGTCTCCACCAGTCCTTCACCCACCAAGCCCACACGTTTTCACTTGTCCATTGCCACTAGTCCTTTGCCCATCCGTTGCCCACTATCTCCATCACAAATGTGAGAATCGCATCATGCAAATTTGATGTTTGAACGACAAGTGCTCAAGTTATAGCAAATATATCTCAGTGTGAAAGTAGTATCAATTAAATTGAGGTTTCCTAAGACTGCAGGATTTGTGAGAGGTGTTAGGGGATATTTTCGTTATGGCCTAAAAGCCTATGATACTGCCCCAGCCTCATTACTTCACCAGGCCCCATGAGCTCCAGGAATGCTGGCCCGAGCCCGGAAGGGCCCCCCCTTAGTAGCCCGGGGCGGGTTCTAGACCCATGCAGGTAGGGCAGGCTCGAGACCTGTGCAAATTGGAGCTAATCATCAACATTGAGATAGGACGTTGCAGAAGGGCGCAGGAAACCATAATCGGAGAAAATGGAAGAGATGGCATCAGGCAGTTCTGCAAGAGACCCACACTGCATTAAATGACTGACATTAAGAAAACTATGCTTCATTAAATGTAGTATAGTGGTGGAGACTTCGGGGAGAGGCGTCCCTCTGCCCCAGAACACAAGACATGGCTCTCCTAACCTGAAAGACCAATTATAAAAGGCCCAAAACTATGAAGTAAGGGGAGATGAATTCAAGTCTGTTGTTAATCATATACAACAGTTGTCTTcttctttaagcattttttaTCTATACTCTATATTAACTTTGGCATTAGAGGTTCCTCGGGCCATCGCAGGGCCACCCCTCTCCCGCCTCAAGATTCGCCATGAGTAAAGACCCATGCCACTAAGCAACCCGGCCCAAAGGCATACTAAACACGACGTTAACATCTGGCGCCATTTGTGGGATCCAACTAATCTTACGGTCGAGCATGTCCTTCGTATGCATGCCAGGACTCGTTCTCAGTTGGTATGGGAGCAGGACAAAGGCATGGCAAGCGGCATGGAAGCAGCAAGGTTGGCCGTTATGGAGCAACTCATCGGAAGGCTCAATAATGAAGTGAAGTACCTTCGGGAGGAAAACCAAGATAATTTCCGTGACTCGGTACACCAAGATGAGCCTAGTGTTAGCGAACACCATTCGAGAAAAGAGGAAGAGGGTGACAATGCCCAGGACGAAAGGAAACGCATGCAGCAGGATCTGTGTAGCCTTCAAGAAAAGTATGAGGAGGTATTGAGGAAAATGGGCAGTTTGTCCTCAGTAGACCAACTACTGGTCAGCACGGCCCTACCGTACAGCGCACGGGTGATGGCGGTCCTATTGCCACCAAAGTTCTAAGTCTCGCCCATGAAAGTGTATGATGGGACCCAAGACCTGGTGGAGCATTTCAAGACCTTCAAGGCCCATATGACGCTGAACTGGTTTCCAGGGGAGGTAGCATGTAGAGCCTTCCTGCTGACCTTGAAGGGACTCGCGAGAACTTGGTTTGGCTCCTTGGCGCTCGGATCCATTGAGAACTTCGACGAGCTGGCCTGCCTGTTCCTCACTAATTTCATGGCTAGCTGAAGAAGAAGACGCCAGGCCGCTTACCTCCTCACCATCAAGTAGAGGGAAGATGAGAGTTTGAAGACTTACCTGATTAGGTTCAACAAGGAGCAGATGACT
Encoded here:
- the LOC122298548 gene encoding dehydrogenase/reductase SDR family member FEY-like, which gives rise to MASSASGEVKEEEEEKKLKQKQKQKQRRTKKESLGWIEWMRGWFNVIYEMLFQRIIASHLQNPLPLPPLSDLTCIVTGSTSGIGREIARQLAEAGAYVVMAVRNPKAASELIQKWQNEWAGMGLPLNIEVMELDLLSLESVARFAEEWNARLGPLHVLINNAGIFSIGEPQKFSKDGYEEHIQVNHLAPALLSVLLLPSLIRGSPSRIVNVNSIMHYVGFVDVEDMNCVSGKRKYSSLVGYTSSKLAEVMFSSVLHKRLPAESGISVLCVSPGIVHTNVARDLPKIVQAAYHLIPYFIFNAQEGSRSALFAATDPQVPEYCELLKADEWPVCAFLSQDCRPTNPSEEAHNVETSYQVWEKTLEMIGLPSDAVERLIEGEEVICRYGR